GCGACGGATGCGGCCATCACCGCCGAGTGTCTGCCGGAGCATTTTCAGGCCGAAGCTCTCCCCGGCGGCGGGCAGGTAGACAATGAGGCATTGCGCCGCCAGCTCGGCGAATGCGGCAACAATGTCTCCGAGCTGGCGCGCCGGCTGGGCGTCAACCGCTCCACCATCCATCGCCGGCTGAAACGCCTGCACTGACCCTGCAACAGGTGCAACACCTGTTGCAGCCGGCCTGTTGCATCGTGCGCGCGGGCAATTTTCTGGTTGTTGAGAATATAGAGAAAACAATCGTTTAGGTGTTGGCCTGCATCTGGCACGGCCCTTGCTAACTCTTCCATGGGAGAAAATGGAGGAGACATGCATGCGTGCGTTGCGCTTTTATGCGGCGAAGGATCTGCGGGTGGAGGAGGTAGCCGCGCCGCCCGATCCCGGCCCGGATCAGGTGCTGATCGAAAACCGCTTCTGCGGCATCTGCGGCACCGATCTGCATGAATATGCCTATGGGCCGATCTTCATCCCCACCGAGCCGCATCCGTTCACCGGGGCAAGCGGCCCGCAGGTTCTGGGGCATGAGTTCGGCGGCGTGGTCAAGGCCGTCGGCGCGGATGTGACACATGTGAAGGTGGGCGACCGCGTCTCCGTGCAGCCGCTGATCATGCCGCGGGCGGGAGACTATTTCGCCGATCGCGGGCTTTATCACCTGAGCACCAGCCTCGCGCTGGCCGGTCTCTCCTGGCATTCGGGCGGCATGTCCGGTCAGGCGCTGCTCAACGGCTACAATGTGCAGCCGATCCCTGACGATCTGAGCGACGAGGAGGCGGCACTCATAGAGCCGACGGCCGTGGCGGTCTATGCCTGCGACCGCGGCGGCGTCACCGCCGGCAACAGCGTGCTGGTCACCGGCGCCGGCCCCATCGGCATC
Above is a window of Aquamicrobium lusatiense DNA encoding:
- a CDS encoding 2,3-butanediol dehydrogenase; its protein translation is MRALRFYAAKDLRVEEVAAPPDPGPDQVLIENRFCGICGTDLHEYAYGPIFIPTEPHPFTGASGPQVLGHEFGGVVKAVGADVTHVKVGDRVSVQPLIMPRAGDYFADRGLYHLSTSLALAGLSWHSGGMSGQALLNGYNVQPIPDDLSDEEAALIEPTAVAVYACDRGGVTAGNSVLVTGAGPIGILTAMAARAAGASQIFLSDLNDTRLQLAREKLGEVRTINPKTENVGDVVRAETEGNVGCDVAIECVGNEHALKNCTDAVRKQGVVVQTGLHPHENPLNWFDVTFKDIDIRGSWAYPTHYWPRVARLIASGQIPAARIVTATIALEDAVAEGFDRLLDPAGTQLKILIDLNR